In Streptomyces pluripotens, the genomic window ACGCTGAGCTGTTTCCCCGGGAGCGCGCGGAGGTCGCTCCGGGCGCCGTGCACGTCCCGGACTGGCTGACCGGGGAGCGTCAGCGTGAGCTGCTCGCCGCCTGCCGGGAATGGGCGCGGCCACCAGCCGGGCTGCGCACGGTCCGCACTCCGGGCGGCGGCACGATGACCGCGCGCCAGGTCTGCCTGGGCCTGCACTGGTACCCATACGGCTACGCCCGCACGGCGGTCGACGGCGACCGGGCACCCGTGAAACCGTTCCCGCCCTGGCTCGACGACCTGGGCCGCCGCGCGGTGGCCGACGCGCTCGGCCCGCAGGCCGTCCCGGCCGCGCCGTACGACATCGCCCTGATCAACTTCTATGACGGCGACGCCCGTATGGGTATGCACCGCGACAGCGACGAGAGGGACGACGCACCCGTGGTCTCGCTCAGCCTCGGCGACGCATGCGTCTTCCGCTTCGGCAACACCGGGAACCGGTCCAAGCCGTACACCGACGTGGCACTGCGCAGCGGCGACCTCTTCGTCTTCGGTGGCCCGTCCCGGCTCGCCCACCATGGGGTGCCGCGCGTGCACCCGGGCACCGGCCCGCGGTGGCTGGGCCTCTCCGGCCGGCTGAACATCACTGTGCGGGTGAGCGGTGGGTAACCGCCGGCGCCGGC contains:
- a CDS encoding alpha-ketoglutarate-dependent dioxygenase AlkB family protein, whose translation is MDAELFPRERAEVAPGAVHVPDWLTGERQRELLAACREWARPPAGLRTVRTPGGGTMTARQVCLGLHWYPYGYARTAVDGDRAPVKPFPPWLDDLGRRAVADALGPQAVPAAPYDIALINFYDGDARMGMHRDSDERDDAPVVSLSLGDACVFRFGNTGNRSKPYTDVALRSGDLFVFGGPSRLAHHGVPRVHPGTGPRWLGLSGRLNITVRVSGG